A single window of Triticum urartu cultivar G1812 unplaced genomic scaffold, Tu2.1 TuUngrouped_contig_3581, whole genome shotgun sequence DNA harbors:
- the LOC125527321 gene encoding protein NRT1/ PTR FAMILY 5.10-like: MDATRALLLPRSDGAVPGVVDFRGGPAPRASTGRWSAAMFVLGVEIAERFAYHGVSANLISYLTGPLGESTAGAAAAINAWSGVATMLPLLVACVADAWLGRFRTIVLASVLFVVSMGMLTLSSALPVFHSDGCASFTSLSGACSPSPVQVTIFYVSLYLVALAEAGHKPCAQAFGADQFDQHHPEESVSRSSFFNWWYFGMCSGTAATTMVSSYIQDNIGWGLGFGIPCLVMVLALAMFLLGTRRYRYYTSTQSSPFARLARAFVALLKGSKSSQCANTLAGEDGEFNAEHREEVRGLLRLFPIWATCIIYAVIFSQSSTFFTKQAATLDRRIGATFRVPPAALQTFISLTIITFIPVYDRLFVPAARRFTRLSSGITMLQRIGTGLVLALVAMVVAALVEARRLGVAREAGLVDDPKAALPMSLWWMVPQYVLFGLSDVFAMIGLQEFFYDQVPDALRSLGLAFFLSIFGVGHFLSSFLISAIDGATKKGGASWFSNNLNRAHLDYFYWLLAGLCAAELAAFVVVSRVYVYKKRVAHHDHDDGGAVM, encoded by the exons ATGGACGCCACCCGCGCCCTCCTCCTGCCCCGCTCCGACGGCGCCGTGCCCGGCGTCGTCGACTTCCGCGGCGGCCCCGCGCCCCGCGCCTCCACCGGCCGATGGTCCGCCGCCATGTTCGTCCTCG GTGTGGAGATCGCGGAGCGGTTCGCGTACCACGGCGTGTCGGCCAACCTCATCAGCTACCTGACGGGCCCGCTTGGGGAGTCCACGGCCGGCGCCGCCGCGGCGATCAACGCGTGGAGCGGCGTCGCCACGATGCTGCCGCTGCTGGTGGCCTGCGTCGCCGACGCCTGGCTCGGCCGGTTCCGCACCATCGTGCTCGCCTCCGTCCTCTTCGTCGTG AGCATGGGCATGCTGACCCTGTCCTCGGCGCTCCCGGTGTTCCACTCGGACGGGTGCGCCAGCTTCACCTCGCTGTCGGGCGCGTGCTCGCCGTCGCCAGTGCAGGTGACCATCTTCTACGTCTCGCTCTACCTGGTGGCGCTGGCGGAGGCCGGGCACAAGCCGTGCGCGCAGGCGTTCGGCGCCGACCAGTTCGACCAGCACCACCCCGAGGAGTCCGTCTCCCGGAGCTccttcttcaactggtggtacTTCGGCATGTGCTCCggcaccgccgccaccaccatgGTCTCCAGCTACATCCAGGACAACATCGGCTGGGGCCTCGGCTTCGGCATCCCCTGCCTCGTCATGGTCTTGGCGCTCGCCATGTTCCTGCTCGGCACCCGCCGCTACCGCTACTACACCTCCACCCAGTCCAGCCCCTTCGCCCGCCTCGCCAGGGCCTTCGTCGCGCTCCTCAAAGGCTCCAAGTCCAGCCAATGCGCCAA CACTCTTGCCGGCGAGGATGGAGAATTCAACGCGGAGCACCGTGAGGAGGTTCGGGGCCTGCTGCGGTTGTTCCCCATCTGGGCGACGTGCATCATCTACGCCGTCATCTTCTCCCAGTCCTCGACCTTCTTCACGAAGCAGGCCGCGACGCTGGACCGGCGGATCGGGGCCACCTTCCGCGTGCCGCCGGCGGCGCTGCAGACGTTCATCAGCCTgaccatcatcaccttcatcCCGGTCTACGACCGGCTGTTCGTGCCGGCGGCGCGGCGGTTCACGCGCCTGTCCTCGGGCATCACCATGCTGCAGAGGATCGGCACGGGCCTCGTCCTGGCGCTGGTGGCCATGGTGGTGGCGGCGCTGGTGGAGGCGAGGCGGCTGGGCGTGGCGCGGGAGGCCGGCCTCGTGGACGACCCCAAGGCGGCGCTGCCGATGAGCCTGTGGTGGATGGTGCCACAGTACGTGCTGTTCGGGCTGTCGGACGTGTTCGCCATGATCGGGCTGCAGGAGTTCTTCTATGACCAGGTGCCCGACGCGCTGCGCAGCCTGGGGCTGGCCTTCTTCCTCAGCATCTTCGGGGTGGGCCACTTCCTCAGCAGCTTCCTCATCTCCGCCATCGACGGCGCCACCAAGAAGGGCGGTGCCAGCTGGTTCTCCAACAACCTCAACCGCGCCCACCTCGACTACTTCTACTGGCTGCTCGCCGGGCTCTGCGCGGCGGAGCTGGCCGCGTTCGTGGTTGTCTCGCGCGTCTATGTTTACAAGAAGAGGGTGGCTCACCATGACCATGACGACGGTGGCGCTGTCATGTGA
- the LOC125527323 gene encoding uncharacterized protein LOC125527323: MSLACLVCHGMSSPSQSFRSYSVSSSEEENRCGAAVACLSRKILAAGPANRVGTSKVTPVMATGQGIEGAPRLQRSRAVSRDLVRDWNFDEIVVGN; encoded by the coding sequence ATGAGTCTAGCGTGTCTCGTATGCCATGGCATGAGCAGCCCTTCACAGTCTTTCAGAAGTTATTCAGTCTCAAGCTCAGAGGAGGAAAACAGGTGTGGAGCTGCTGTTGCCTGCCTATCGCGGAAAATTTTGGCCGCAGGACCTGCTAACCGTGTGGGAACCTCAAAGGTGACACCTGTAATGGCCACTGGACAAGGCATTGAGGGTGCTCCTCGCCTTCAACGGAGCCGTGCTGTTTCAAGGGATCTTGTCAGGGACTGGAACTTCGACGAGATCGTTGTTGGGAACTAG
- the LOC125527322 gene encoding zinc finger protein STOP1 homolog, which produces MRKSSEISMKASSSMASDASGNTDPGQQGARFSSMDQSCFARPGQSIPGYPPFFGPQSSNFYLPDDSVAKACDPFEPNPPQNNPVADWDPQAMLSNLTFLEQKIKQVKDIVQSMGNRGSQDVGGSCELAAKQQLVTADLTSIIIQLISTAGSMLPSMKTPLLSSNPAVRQLNTPGSPMGFGSIVNQRPSTVREEMVPDITKTPDYEDLMNTLNPAHDEKDDLIKCPNPCVGEGPEPVPMEDHDVKESDDGGEAEHLPPGSYVVLQLEKEEILAPHTHFCVICGKGFKRDANLRMHMRGHGDEYKTPAALAKPMRDSVSDPTPVTRYSCPYVGCKRNKEHRKFQPLKTILCVKNHYKRSHCDKRYTCSRCNTKKFSVIADLKTHEKHCGRDKWLCSCGTTFSRKDKLFGHVALFQGHTPALPMDDIKATGALEQPQGSEAMDDMVGSTGYNFPGSTSDGIPNLDMKVADDTRGYFSPLNFDPCFGALDDFARPGFDISENPFSFLPSGPGSCSFGQLSGDS; this is translated from the coding sequence ATGAGAAAAAGTTCAGAAATTTCCATGAAAGCTTCGTCGTCGATGGCAAGCGACGCTTCAGGGAACACTGACCCTGGCCAACAGGGTGCTCGTTTCAGTTCCATGGACCAGTCTTGCTTTGCAAGACCTGGCCAGTCAATCCCTGGCTACCCCCCATTCTTTGGCCCTCAGTCTTCCAACTTTTACCTTCCTGATGACAGTGTGGCTAAAGCGTGTGATCCGTTCGAGCCGAATCCTCCTCAGAACAATCCTGTGGCAGATTGGGACCCTCAGGCCATGCTGAGCAACCTAACCTTCCTTGAGCAGAAGATCAAGCAGGTGAAAGATATCGTGCAGTCCATGGGTAACCGAGGGAGCCAAGATGTTGGTGGTTCCTGCGAGCTTGCCGCAAAGCAGCAGCTCGTCACCGCTGATCTCACTTCCATCATAATTCAGCTCATCTCGACTGCCGGCTCCATGCTTCCTTCCATGAAGACCCCGCTGCTTAGCAGCAATCCAGCGGTCAGGCAGCTCAACACGCCTGGTTCTCCCATGGGCTTTGGCTCGATTGTGAATCAGCGGCCAAGCACAGTCAGGGAGGAGATGGTTCCTGACATTACCAAGACCCCTGACTATGAGGATCTGATGAATACCCTTAATCCAGCCCATGATGAAAAGGATGATCTGATCAAATGCCCAAATCCTTGTGTTGGGGAAGGGCCTGAGCCGGTTCCGATGGAAGACCATGACGTGAAGGAGAGCGATGATGGTGGCGAGGCAGAGCATCTCCCCCCTGGTTCTTATGTGGTCTTGCAATTGGAGAAGGAGGAGATTTTAGCACCACACACTCATTTCTGTGTGATATGTGGCAAGGGTTTCAAGAGGGATGCTAACCTAAGGATGCACATGAGGGGCCATGGAGATGAGTACAAAACTCCCGCAGCTCTTGCCAAACCCATGAGAGATTCTGTCTCAGATCCTACACCAGTTACAAGGTACTCGTGCCCATATGTCGGTTGCAAGCGGAACAAAGAGCACAGGAAGTTCCAGCCCCTCAAGACAATCTTGTGTGTGAAGAACCACTACAAGAGAAGCCACTGCGACAAGAGGTATACCTGCAGCCGATGCAACACCAAGAAGTTCTCAGTCATTGCGGACTTGAAGACTCATGAGAAGCACTGTGGGCGTGACAAGTGGCTCTGCTCATGTGGAACAACTTTCTCAAGAAAGGACAAGCTGTTCGGCCATGTCGCGCTTTTCCAAGGGCACACACCTGCTCTTCCAATGGATGATATTAAAGCAACAGGAGCATTGGAGCAGCCTCAGGGGAGCGAGGCGATGGACGACATGGTGGGGAGCACAGGGTATAACTTCCCAGGCAGCACGTCTGATGGTATTCCGAATCTAGACATGAAAGTTGCCGATGACACACGTGGTTATTTCTCTCCCTTGAACTTCGACCCCTGCTTCGGCGCCCTCGATGACTTCGCCCGACCTGGATTCGACATCTCCGAGAACCCCTTCTCCTTCCTGCCTTCAGGACCGGGTTCCTGCAGCTTTGGGCAGCTTAGTGGAGACAGCTGA